The window GACCGTCTCGGTGATGAACGACCTGCGCGCGGCGATGGCCTCGTCACGTGCCTGCGCCGCGGCCTGCGACGCGTCATAGGCGTGCTCTTCCTCCGCCCCCGGCCAGCGCTCCGCGGCGATCACGTCCGCGTTGATGAACGGCAGGCGCGTCAGCGGCTGGAGCGCCACGCGGACGAACGTCGACTTGCCGGAGCCGTTCGGCCCGGCGAGGACATGCAGGGTCTGTGTGCTCACGCAGCGGCGTCAGCTGCGTCGCCGCGCACGACGACATTGCCGTTCTCGTCGCCCACGTACCACGGCTTCCCGGTCGCGCGCAGCTCACTCTCGAGGTCGAGCGACGCGAGGCGCTCGGTCAACTGCACGTCCCACTCCGCTCGCACGATCGCCTGCGCCCGCTCGTCCTTCAGGTCGTCGTACGACGCCTGGCCGGCGAGCACACGCGCGATCTCGCCGTGGGTGACGCCCGGCGACGACTCCAGCTCCTTGCCGATGCGCGCCCAGTGGGCCAGCTGCTGCGCGGCGCTGCGGCTGTGCACCTCGCCGGCGGCCCTCGCCGCGTCGAAGAGCGCTTGGTCGATCCGGGTGGGCATCGTCGACATGGGCGAAATGTAGCACGTTGCTACGTAGCATCCTACTACCCGAGCTTTGCAGTCAGCGCGCGGAATTGCGCGGTTATGGCCTAGACGATCAATATCGCTCATGCGTAGGATGCGGGCATGACGAAGATCGCGTTCATCGGCGCCGGGAGCGTCTCGTTCACGCGGGAGCTGCTGACGGATCTGTTCTCGTACGCCGAGCTGGCCGGGACGCTGGAGATCGCGCTGCACGACATCGACGAAGGTCGGCTCGAGACGGCGAGGCGCGTCGCGGAGCGGATCGACGGCGACAAGGGCGCCGGCGCGCGGATCTCCACGCACCTCGACCGGCGCGCGGCGCTCGACGGCTGCGACTTCGCCATCAACATGGTCCAGGTCGGGATGCACGAGGCGACGGTCAAGGACTTCGACGTCCCGGACGCGCACGGGCTGACGCAGACGATCGGCGACACGCTCGGCGTCGGCGGCATCTTCCGCGCGCTGCGGACGATCCCGGTCATGCTCGGAATCGGTGAGGACCTCGCCGCGGTCGCGCCGGGCGCGTGGTTCCTGAACTACACCAACCCGATGGCGATCCTGATCCAGGCCTACGCCGAGGCCTCGCCGCACAAGCAAGTTGTCGGCCTGTGCCACTCGGTGCAGAACACCACGCGGCAGATCGCCGAGCTGGCGGGCGTCCCGTTCGAGGAGGTCAGCTTCACCGGCGCGGGCGTCAACCACCAGGCGTTCATCCTGCGCTTCGAGCGCGAGGGCGAGGACCTGTACCCGCTGCTCGACGCCGCGCTGGCCAAGGACCCTGAGTTGAGCCGACGTGTACGGGTCGAGATGTACAAGAAGCTCGGCTACTTCCCGACCGAGTCCTCCGAGCACTCCTCCGAGTACCTCCCGTGGTTCCTGCACCACCCCGCCGAGGTCGAGCGCTTCCGGCTGGAGCCGCGCGAGTACGTCCGCCGCTCGCTCGAGAACCTCCAGGAGTACG is drawn from Conexibacter woesei Iso977N and contains these coding sequences:
- a CDS encoding TA system antitoxin ParD family protein encodes the protein MSTMPTRIDQALFDAARAAGEVHSRSAAQQLAHWARIGKELESSPGVTHGEIARVLAGQASYDDLKDERAQAIVRAEWDVQLTERLASLDLESELRATGKPWYVGDENGNVVVRGDAADAAA
- a CDS encoding alpha-glucosidase/alpha-galactosidase — translated: MTKIAFIGAGSVSFTRELLTDLFSYAELAGTLEIALHDIDEGRLETARRVAERIDGDKGAGARISTHLDRRAALDGCDFAINMVQVGMHEATVKDFDVPDAHGLTQTIGDTLGVGGIFRALRTIPVMLGIGEDLAAVAPGAWFLNYTNPMAILIQAYAEASPHKQVVGLCHSVQNTTRQIAELAGVPFEEVSFTGAGVNHQAFILRFEREGEDLYPLLDAALAKDPELSRRVRVEMYKKLGYFPTESSEHSSEYLPWFLHHPAEVERFRLEPREYVRRSLENLQEYDDVRAALDSGAPLPDERCYEYAPEIIHSMVTGQQRTIYGNVRNDGLIAQLPPQSAVEVPILVDKTGLRPTIVRDYPPQLAALNRTFLNVADLTVRAALDGNPDHVRHAAMLDPNTAASLTLDEIDAVVTELLAAHAGALPAGL